The proteins below are encoded in one region of Clostridium fermenticellae:
- a CDS encoding tetratricopeptide repeat protein, with protein MAFNAKFSEELSKVLFLELSKENVKKLFNMDIDNSIYVPVRTYNIIDKVKFGEDLAKIPMSFFIEGMYYVLGADPSFRFSNEYVRILSTINDSDIFIKGKIGECVKSKKYNDAYIMLKGLAQIEETKDVYDKMIVLLETLRAQYSEYKNEELEIIETAEKRYNDYALPYLYECIIRKEENDYDKALFCINNYIAKGGKQTPEVTELKDSLKLVSDYEKGKEILNDDPTEALKLLIPLTNEFGNDATLYYYIAVAYRMLENYEKAIYYLNESMNIDSNIVEVVNEMGINYACIGDYDTAIVYLRKAFEVTKSVEICTNLIMCYVNKNDLKNAKIHLELAKKLNSEDEVVKEIDQYFLKNKI; from the coding sequence ATGGCTTTTAATGCGAAATTTTCAGAAGAATTATCAAAGGTTTTGTTTTTAGAATTAAGCAAAGAAAATGTAAAAAAATTATTTAATATGGATATAGATAATAGTATATATGTTCCAGTTAGAACCTATAATATAATAGATAAAGTTAAATTTGGAGAAGATTTAGCAAAAATACCTATGAGTTTTTTTATAGAAGGTATGTATTATGTTTTGGGAGCAGATCCATCATTTAGGTTTTCGAATGAATATGTGAGAATATTATCTACAATAAATGATAGTGATATATTCATAAAAGGCAAAATAGGTGAATGTGTAAAAAGCAAAAAATATAATGATGCTTATATAATGCTCAAGGGTCTGGCTCAAATAGAGGAAACAAAAGATGTATATGATAAGATGATTGTTTTATTGGAAACATTAAGAGCACAATATAGTGAATATAAAAATGAAGAGTTGGAAATTATAGAAACGGCTGAAAAAAGATATAACGATTATGCACTTCCATATCTTTATGAATGTATAATAAGGAAAGAAGAAAATGATTATGATAAAGCTTTATTTTGTATAAATAATTATATAGCAAAAGGTGGAAAACAAACGCCTGAAGTAACTGAACTCAAAGATTCTTTAAAGCTTGTTTCTGATTATGAGAAAGGCAAGGAAATATTGAATGATGATCCAACAGAGGCATTGAAACTTTTGATACCTCTTACAAATGAGTTTGGTAATGATGCAACTTTGTATTATTATATTGCAGTTGCATATAGAATGTTGGAAAATTATGAAAAAGCAATATATTATTTAAATGAGTCTATGAATATAGATAGCAATATTGTAGAAGTTGTAAATGAGATGGGGATAAATTATGCATGTATAGGTGATTATGATACGGCAATTGTTTATCTTAGAAAGGCATTTGAAGTTACTAAATCAGTTGAAATATGTACTAATCTTATAATGTGTTATGTCAATAAAAATGATTTAAAAAATGCGAAAATCCATCTTGAGCTAGCGAAGAAATTAAATTCAGAGGATGAGGTTGTAAAAGAGATAGATCAGTATTTTTTAAAAAATAAAATTTAA
- the galU gene encoding UTP--glucose-1-phosphate uridylyltransferase GalU has protein sequence MKVKKAIIPAAGLGTRFLPATKAQPKEMLPIVDKPTIQYIIEEAVASGIEEILIITGRNKRAIEDHFDKSVELEKELNEHGKEELLSMVKEISNMVDIYYIRQKEPKGLGHAINCARTFVGNEPFAVMLGDDVVDSKIPCLKQLIDCFNEYRTSIIGVQEVPREDVYKYGIIKGMYIEDRVYKVKDLIEKPKVKEAPSNMAILGRYIITPTIFDILSNTSPGKGGEIQLTDALKTLIKCEAMYAYNFEGRRYDVGDKLGFLEATVEYALKRDELKKPFMEYLLDLSNKELFKTLEKEIITKKKQE, from the coding sequence ATGAAAGTAAAGAAAGCGATAATACCTGCGGCTGGACTTGGAACTAGATTTTTGCCTGCGACTAAAGCTCAACCGAAAGAAATGCTTCCTATAGTTGATAAACCAACTATTCAATATATTATAGAAGAGGCTGTAGCTTCAGGTATAGAGGAAATACTTATAATAACTGGAAGAAATAAGAGAGCTATAGAAGATCATTTTGATAAGTCTGTAGAACTTGAGAAAGAGCTTAATGAGCATGGAAAGGAAGAATTGCTTTCCATGGTAAAAGAAATATCTAATATGGTTGATATATATTATATAAGACAAAAGGAACCAAAGGGACTCGGACACGCTATAAATTGTGCGAGAACTTTTGTTGGAAATGAACCATTTGCAGTAATGCTTGGTGATGATGTTGTTGACAGTAAAATTCCATGTCTAAAACAACTTATAGATTGCTTTAATGAATACAGAACATCAATAATAGGAGTTCAAGAGGTTCCAAGAGAGGATGTATATAAATACGGTATCATAAAAGGAATGTACATAGAAGACAGAGTTTATAAAGTTAAGGATCTAATTGAAAAACCAAAAGTTAAAGAAGCACCCTCAAATATGGCAATACTAGGAAGATATATAATAACACCTACAATATTTGATATACTGAGTAATACCTCTCCAGGAAAAGGTGGAGAAATACAGCTTACAGACGCTCTTAAGACTTTAATTAAGTGTGAGGCTATGTATGCTTATAACTTTGAGGGCAGAAGATATGATGTTGGAGATAAACTTGGATTTTTGGAAGCCACAGTTGAATATGCACTTAAGAGGGATGAACTTAAGAAACCATTTATGGAATATTTATTAGATTTAAGTAATAAGGAACTATTTAAAACTCTCGAAAAGGAAATAATAACTAAAAAAAAGCAAGAATAA